Below is a genomic region from Bacillaceae bacterium S4-13-56.
TTAGAGCCATCCGTAATGAAAACGCAATAGACCTCCGCTCCTTCATTGACGTGACGCCTAATCGTCCCACCAGGACCGATCGTCTCGTCATCCATATGCGGTGCCAATACAAGAACACGTTTCGCTCCCTTGTTATCGGAAAGAGTCTTCAAATCCCGATAATGCTTCGTGAGGACGAATTTTGTGAGCGGTATATTGATTGGTCTCATTAATTTTATAAAGGTTTCCTTTATGCTCATAAAGATGACTCCTTTTTCACCGCTTTTTTTCCTCGAAATTTACTTAGTAGGATGGTAAAGGATTCGACCTTTACTAGATAGGATGCCCCGATAAAGATGGCCGCACCCACGATTCCTACGATAATAATCTGTATAAGATTTCCCAAGTCCTGTATGAATGGTTTTAACGGAAGAACCGCTGCACTCATGATTATCACAGACAGAGTGATTTTTGTGAATTCCTTGGCCAGATATTTCAGGTTTAAGCCCCCAACAAGTTTTAAGAAGATTAAGAAAGTAGCGCCCACATAGAATAAAGCATTTAACGAAGCTGCAAGTGGAATTCCTAGATAATCAAAATATTTTGTAAGGATCCAGTTTAGAACAAAAGTTAGCAGAATAGATGCACTGCTTATCATTAGGATCAAGTGGCCTTTTTTCAAGGAATAAAAGCCCTTGTTAATCACGTTGTTTAAACTAAAAAAGATTACGGATCCGAAGTAGTAATAGGCTACCATAGTTGTTGCGATCGTTGCTTCTTCCGTAAATGCCCCCCGTTGGTACAACAGCTCAATGATGTTCGGCATGAGGAGATACATTCCAACAACAGATGGAAGCAGGATAAAAAACATGATAGTAAGTCCTTGTTCAATTCCTCGTTTGAACAACTTGTTGTCGTCTGTAGAGATAGCTTTTGAAAGGATCGGGAAAATAATTGTTGCGATTGTCACCCCAAATATCCCCTGCGGCATATGGACGAGATTTTTTGCATAGTTAATATAAGTTACGGCACCTTCGCCAAATCGATTCGCGAAGATGGACCCGATCATGAGGTTCACTTGCCCAACGGCCACCGTAATACCAACTGGGATAAAGACCCAGTAAAATTGCTTAACTTCAAACCAATCCATTTTTACTCTTAGCTTAAGCATTTTTCTTGGTACTACAAGCACTAATTTAAAAAGAAGGGAAATGATTGTACCTACGAGATAACCGATGGCTAAGGAGTAAGCCCCGATTTCGCGAGCGAATAAGAAGGCACTCACGATGGAGGTCATTATGACGATGATTTGGCTTACCATCGATAAGGAAAATTTATTTTCAGCGTCAAATAACGCTTCTAATACAGAGTTCATTCCCGCAAATAGAACAGCAGAAAACAGAATCATGGTTACTAGGATAGCGATTTCTGTAGCTTCAGCATTCATTTCAGGATAGAAAAACGGGATGTATTGTGGTGCAAAAACTATCCCAATCACGGAAACAACTATACTAACAACTATCGTTCCCTTAAACACCTGTGTCAGGTGTTGATATCCCTTGCTTTGTTGAAGGGCATCTATATAACTTGGCACAAAGGCATTCTTCATGCCTGTTGTCATAAACAAAATAAACATATTCGGGATGATGAATGCTGCAATGTAGGCATCCGCCACATAGCTATCCCCGAAATAATAGGCGATGACCATATCCCGGATCAAACCTGATACTTTTAATAAAAAGGATGCCCCGATGAAGAGGACACTTGCTAAACCTAGTTTTGATTTCAAACTAACGACCTCTTTCATTTTATGGAAGGACGGGCGGTTAATTTAATATTATGAAATGCAACTTTAGTATAATTTTATTTATTAGGATATTTTTATACACATGAATCTTTTGTCGCACCGTCGATTTTTCTAGATATCAAATACGATTTTATCACAATTTAGTTCATTTCTAAATGTTTTTAAAACAGTACCTAAAAATATTTTATTTGAGGTGAATGAAGTCGCTTTGAATAAGGGCCTATTTCTCTTCCATATGGTCTTTTACCGTTGTGCGAATTTTTGTAAGTTGTTCTTCTGGAACAATCCAGTACCATATGCTGTTCATGATGCTTGAATGTCCTTCTATTTGGAGGGATTTTTGGTTATTCTGGACTCCAAGGTAATTGATAAATAGATCTTGCATATTATTCATTTCCATATTCGTTTTGACATTATCACCAACAATGCCGAGTAGTTCGGTGATGTTGGTGAATGAGGAAAAGGAAGCTGCTTCTTTGATGGCTGCTTCAACCACCTGGCGCTGACGATCATTTCGACCAAAGTCACCGCGTGGGTCCTCTTTACGCATACGTGAATAGGCTAAAGCTTGAGTTCCATTCAGCTCGATCTCTCCTTTTTCAAAAGTGAA
It encodes:
- the murJ gene encoding murein biosynthesis integral membrane protein MurJ; its protein translation is MKSKLGLASVLFIGASFLLKVSGLIRDMVIAYYFGDSYVADAYIAAFIIPNMFILFMTTGMKNAFVPSYIDALQQSKGYQHLTQVFKGTIVVSIVVSVIGIVFAPQYIPFFYPEMNAEATEIAILVTMILFSAVLFAGMNSVLEALFDAENKFSLSMVSQIIVIMTSIVSAFLFAREIGAYSLAIGYLVGTIISLLFKLVLVVPRKMLKLRVKMDWFEVKQFYWVFIPVGITVAVGQVNLMIGSIFANRFGEGAVTYINYAKNLVHMPQGIFGVTIATIIFPILSKAISTDDNKLFKRGIEQGLTIMFFILLPSVVGMYLLMPNIIELLYQRGAFTEEATIATTMVAYYYFGSVIFFSLNNVINKGFYSLKKGHLILMISSASILLTFVLNWILTKYFDYLGIPLAASLNALFYVGATFLIFLKLVGGLNLKYLAKEFTKITLSVIIMSAAVLPLKPFIQDLGNLIQIIIVGIVGAAIFIGASYLVKVESFTILLSKFRGKKAVKKESSL